The following coding sequences lie in one Mesorhizobium sp. NZP2298 genomic window:
- the cysN gene encoding sulfate adenylyltransferase subunit CysN, which translates to MRHIMAKSLAPTDSVRDYLAAQEKKSLLRFLTCGSVDDGKSTLIGRLLSDTKQIFEDQLAALERDSRKHGTTGDDIDFALLVDGLEAEREQGITIDVAYRFFATPKRKFIVADTPGHEQYTRNMATGASTADLAIVLIDARQGVLRQTRRHSIIASLLGIRHIVLAVNKIDLVDFDQAVFDRIVEDYGQFSRDLGFQTIVPIPMSARYGDNVSGRSDNMQWYSGPTLIEHLETVSVEEAAVEQPFRFPVQYVNRPNLDFRGFAGTIASGAIAPGDEVVVAKSGKSSHVKRIVAYGGDLKQAVAGQAITLVLDDEVEVSRGNMLVSPAARPQVADQFAANIVWFDEHALLPGRSYILRTETDQTSATVTDLKYRINVNDFAHEAAKSLEMNEVGICNISTRVPIAFDPFAENRITGAFILIDRISNATVGAGMIVHSLRRAENIHWQSLDVGKRVRADMKNQRPAVFWFTGLSGSGKSTIANLFEKKLFATGRHTYILDGDNVRHGLNRDLGFTDADRVENIRRVAEVAKLMADAGLIVIVSFISPFSAERRMARELMADGEFIEVFVDTPFEECARRDPKGLYARALNGEIKNFTGVDSPYEAPEKPEIHLKTLGRSAEEMVDALEHWLNERDIAEDQYDNGGGI; encoded by the coding sequence ATGCGTCATATCATGGCAAAAAGCCTTGCTCCCACCGACAGCGTCCGTGATTATCTGGCCGCGCAGGAGAAGAAGTCGCTGCTGCGCTTCCTGACCTGCGGTTCGGTCGACGACGGCAAGTCGACGCTGATCGGACGCTTGTTGTCCGACACCAAGCAGATCTTCGAGGACCAACTCGCCGCGCTCGAGCGCGATTCGCGCAAGCACGGCACCACCGGCGACGACATCGATTTCGCGCTGCTGGTGGACGGCCTCGAGGCCGAGCGCGAGCAAGGCATCACCATCGACGTCGCCTACCGCTTTTTTGCCACGCCGAAGCGCAAGTTCATCGTCGCCGACACGCCCGGCCACGAACAGTATACGCGCAACATGGCGACGGGCGCCTCGACCGCCGACCTGGCGATCGTGTTGATCGATGCAAGGCAAGGGGTGCTGCGCCAGACAAGGCGTCATTCGATTATCGCTTCGCTGCTCGGCATCCGCCATATCGTGCTGGCGGTCAACAAGATCGATCTCGTCGATTTCGACCAGGCGGTTTTCGACCGGATCGTCGAGGACTACGGACAATTCTCGCGTGATCTCGGCTTCCAGACCATCGTGCCGATCCCGATGTCGGCCCGCTACGGCGACAATGTCAGCGGCCGCTCCGACAACATGCAATGGTATTCCGGCCCGACGTTGATCGAGCACCTCGAGACCGTTTCGGTCGAAGAGGCGGCTGTCGAGCAGCCATTCCGTTTTCCGGTGCAGTACGTCAACCGCCCCAATCTCGACTTCCGCGGCTTTGCCGGCACGATCGCGTCCGGCGCCATTGCGCCAGGCGACGAGGTCGTGGTCGCCAAATCCGGCAAGTCCTCGCATGTCAAACGCATTGTCGCCTATGGCGGCGATCTCAAACAGGCGGTGGCCGGCCAGGCCATCACGCTCGTTCTTGACGATGAGGTCGAGGTCTCCAGAGGCAATATGCTGGTTTCGCCGGCCGCCAGGCCGCAGGTTGCCGATCAGTTCGCCGCCAACATCGTCTGGTTTGACGAGCATGCGCTGCTGCCGGGCCGTTCCTACATCCTGCGCACCGAAACAGACCAGACCAGCGCTACCGTCACCGACCTGAAATACCGTATCAATGTCAACGACTTCGCCCATGAAGCAGCCAAGTCGCTTGAAATGAACGAAGTCGGCATCTGCAACATCTCGACGCGGGTGCCGATCGCCTTCGATCCCTTCGCCGAGAATCGCATCACCGGCGCTTTCATCCTGATCGATCGCATCTCGAACGCCACCGTCGGCGCCGGCATGATAGTGCATTCGCTGCGTCGTGCCGAAAACATCCACTGGCAATCGCTCGATGTCGGCAAGCGCGTGCGCGCCGATATGAAGAACCAGCGGCCCGCCGTGTTCTGGTTCACCGGGCTTTCGGGCTCCGGCAAGTCGACCATCGCCAATTTGTTCGAGAAGAAGCTGTTCGCCACCGGCCGGCACACCTATATCCTGGACGGCGACAATGTCCGTCACGGTCTCAACCGCGATCTAGGATTCACCGATGCCGACCGGGTCGAGAACATCCGCCGCGTGGCCGAAGTGGCCAAGCTGATGGCCGATGCCGGGCTGATCGTCATTGTCTCGTTCATTTCGCCGTTCAGCGCCGAACGGCGCATGGCGCGCGAACTGATGGCCGACGGCGAGTTCATCGAGGTGTTTGTCGACACGCCTTTCGAGGAGTGCGCCAGGCGCGATCCGAAGGGCCTCTACGCCCGGGCGCTGAACGGCGAGATCAAGAACTTCACCGGTGTCGATTCTCCTTACGAAGCGCCGGAAAAACCGGAAATCCATCTCAAGACGCTCGGCAGATCGGCTGAAGAGATGGTAGATGCCCTGGAACACTGGCTGAACGAGCGTGACATTGCCGAAGACCAATATGACAATGGCGGCGGTATCTGA
- the cysD gene encoding sulfate adenylyltransferase subunit CysD: protein MTIALTHLQRLEAESIHIFREVAAAFTKPVMLYSVGKDSSVLMHLAMKAFYPAKPPFPFLHVDTTWKFREMIAFRDQMAQKLGFDLLVHVNEDGVRDNINPFDHGSNTHTHVMKTVALRQALDKYGFDAAFGGARRDEEKSRAKERIFSFRNAQHVWDPKNQRPEMWKIFNTRIASGESIRVFPLSNWTELDIWQYILQENIPIVPLYFAKERPVVERDGMLILKDDDRMKLRPGETVENRLVRFRTLGCYPLTGAIESDADTLEAIVGEMLTARTSERQGRLIDRDEAGSMEKKKREGYF, encoded by the coding sequence ATGACCATAGCGCTTACGCATCTGCAGCGGCTTGAAGCCGAGTCCATCCACATATTCCGCGAGGTTGCGGCCGCCTTCACCAAGCCGGTCATGCTCTATTCAGTCGGCAAGGATTCATCCGTGCTGATGCATCTGGCAATGAAGGCGTTCTATCCCGCCAAGCCGCCATTTCCATTTCTTCACGTCGACACCACCTGGAAATTCCGCGAAATGATCGCTTTTCGCGATCAGATGGCGCAAAAACTCGGCTTCGACCTGCTGGTCCATGTCAACGAAGACGGCGTGCGCGACAACATCAATCCGTTCGACCACGGCTCGAACACTCATACTCATGTGATGAAGACCGTGGCGCTGCGCCAGGCGCTCGACAAATACGGTTTCGATGCCGCCTTTGGCGGCGCTCGCCGCGACGAGGAGAAGTCGCGCGCCAAGGAGCGCATATTCTCGTTCCGCAATGCCCAGCATGTGTGGGACCCGAAGAACCAGCGCCCCGAAATGTGGAAGATATTCAACACCCGCATCGCATCGGGTGAATCGATCCGCGTCTTCCCGCTGTCGAACTGGACCGAACTCGATATCTGGCAGTACATCCTGCAGGAGAACATCCCGATCGTGCCGCTCTATTTCGCCAAGGAACGGCCGGTGGTGGAACGCGACGGCATGCTGATCCTCAAGGATGACGACCGCATGAAACTGCGTCCCGGCGAGACGGTGGAGAACCGGCTGGTCCGGTTCCGTACTTTAGGCTGCTATCCGCTCACCGGCGCCATCGAATCCGATGCCGACACGCTCGAAGCCATCGTTGGCGAGATGCTGACCGCGCGCACCTCTGAACGCCAAGGTCGCCTGATCGACCGTGATGAGGCAGGCTCGATGGAAAAGAAGAAGCGCGAGGGGTATTTCTGA
- a CDS encoding O-antigen ligase family protein yields MDRLSSVRQQFTPSRINIYFSILCFFFPPVLGSVVSFVFNGGGLWSILLIAFRKRRFNTDPAMMVLTIAIYAYCAANLVASIVNNAIARDASHLIPLVTFLFFPISYSTWSITQKTTLVRIIVLSSMAACFVALFLAVFQQYWLGKRAEGGAGNAIVFAEVLCLGVMVCVAAALSGIERRGIALVCAALGGTIAIIYSQTRIIWLALLIAGIAVLLINQRKLRGRNAVRLLLLLLAVGVVVAAVGFQTISGRVDFLRSDWDALATHGDHTTPLGLRAALWDIGLKAFHEMPLFGHGVGATQTLIKQGFQDQFGMDAGFSHFHNGFLTALVQAGILGAVTLAAIFVVAAWNAALVLRNSTDPIERFGATMIVIVLITYLTAGMTGILIGHDILDSVLMVFLVSGTYLASGRQAPLAEGQALSLVTEKHILPPRTEEQALPSAIQ; encoded by the coding sequence TTGGACCGGCTTTCGTCTGTAAGACAGCAATTCACGCCTTCGCGGATCAATATCTATTTTTCCATTCTTTGCTTCTTTTTTCCCCCGGTTCTGGGATCGGTGGTCAGCTTCGTGTTCAATGGTGGTGGCCTGTGGTCCATCCTGTTGATCGCCTTCAGGAAAAGACGTTTCAATACCGACCCGGCGATGATGGTGCTGACGATCGCGATCTATGCCTATTGCGCGGCCAATCTCGTGGCTTCCATCGTCAACAACGCGATCGCCAGGGACGCGTCGCACCTGATCCCGCTCGTCACCTTCCTGTTCTTCCCCATCTCCTATTCGACCTGGAGCATTACGCAGAAAACGACGCTCGTGCGCATCATCGTGCTGAGCAGCATGGCGGCCTGTTTTGTGGCGCTGTTTCTGGCGGTCTTCCAACAATATTGGCTTGGTAAGCGCGCCGAGGGCGGAGCCGGAAACGCAATCGTGTTCGCGGAGGTCCTCTGCCTTGGAGTGATGGTCTGTGTGGCCGCTGCCCTGTCGGGCATCGAGCGACGCGGGATCGCCCTCGTCTGCGCGGCACTCGGCGGGACGATCGCCATCATCTACTCCCAAACACGCATTATCTGGCTGGCACTGCTGATCGCCGGCATCGCCGTTCTGCTGATCAACCAGCGGAAACTGAGAGGAAGAAATGCCGTGCGCCTGCTGTTGCTGTTGCTGGCAGTCGGCGTCGTGGTCGCTGCTGTCGGCTTCCAGACCATATCCGGGCGGGTCGATTTTCTGCGCTCCGACTGGGATGCGCTTGCCACCCATGGCGACCACACGACACCCTTGGGATTGCGCGCAGCTCTGTGGGATATCGGCCTCAAGGCGTTTCATGAGATGCCATTGTTCGGACATGGAGTGGGTGCCACCCAGACCTTGATAAAGCAGGGCTTCCAGGATCAGTTCGGCATGGACGCCGGCTTCAGTCATTTCCACAACGGCTTTCTGACCGCCCTGGTGCAGGCGGGAATACTGGGCGCCGTGACGCTGGCGGCGATCTTCGTGGTTGCCGCCTGGAATGCCGCCCTGGTGCTGCGCAACAGCACGGACCCAATCGAGCGGTTCGGCGCTACCATGATCGTCATCGTTCTGATCACCTATCTGACCGCAGGGATGACGGGCATCCTGATCGGCCATGACATCCTGGATTCGGTACTGATGGTGTTCCTGGTGTCGGGAACCTATCTTGCCTCCGGGCGTCAGGCTCCGTTGGCGGAAGGCCAGGCACTTTCGCTTGTGACCGAAAAACATATTCTCCCGCCAAGGACGGAAGAGCAGGCGCTTCCATCCGCCATCCAATAG
- a CDS encoding NAD-dependent epimerase/dehydratase family protein, translating to MKVLVTGATGFIGRQVVHRLREAGAELRLASRHPERLGPGHDAMRMPGFDAPTAAFMALTRDVTDVVHCAGLNNDEGNATEADFRAANAELSGRLAQAAAEQASGRFIQLSSTRAVIGARVSATINEDTMPDPQCAYGRSKREAEIRVLDAYASHGRSDGIVLRLPPVYGSGMKGNLATLMRLADTALPLPAGALTAARSLLSSQSAAGAIWHLLSRSGSLRPIYIASDVPPISIADIVHAFRSGFGRPTRLMAVPAAPLRAAAILSGKRIFWDSMTATQICNPALLVSEGWLPESGTLERLVEMARFANAQSPPLR from the coding sequence ATGAAAGTTCTGGTGACAGGCGCGACGGGCTTCATCGGCCGTCAGGTGGTGCACCGGCTTCGCGAAGCAGGCGCCGAGCTTCGCCTGGCGTCCCGCCACCCGGAGAGGCTTGGTCCGGGACATGACGCCATGCGGATGCCCGGTTTCGATGCGCCGACCGCTGCCTTCATGGCGCTTACCAGGGATGTCACGGATGTCGTCCATTGCGCGGGCCTGAACAATGATGAAGGCAACGCCACCGAAGCCGATTTCCGGGCGGCCAATGCGGAATTGAGCGGGCGGCTGGCACAGGCCGCCGCCGAGCAGGCAAGCGGACGTTTTATCCAGCTCTCCTCGACCCGGGCCGTGATCGGCGCGCGCGTCAGCGCAACGATCAACGAGGACACGATGCCCGATCCGCAATGCGCCTATGGGCGCTCGAAGCGTGAAGCCGAGATCAGGGTGCTGGACGCCTATGCATCGCATGGCCGTTCCGACGGCATCGTATTGCGGCTGCCTCCAGTCTACGGAAGCGGCATGAAGGGAAACCTGGCAACGCTGATGCGCCTGGCCGACACGGCCCTGCCGCTGCCGGCAGGTGCCCTGACGGCAGCCCGCTCCCTGCTGTCATCGCAATCCGCGGCGGGAGCGATATGGCATCTGCTCAGCCGTTCGGGATCGCTGCGTCCGATCTACATTGCCAGCGATGTGCCGCCGATATCGATCGCCGACATTGTGCACGCCTTTCGCAGCGGTTTCGGACGGCCGACGCGCCTGATGGCCGTGCCGGCCGCGCCGTTGCGGGCGGCCGCGATCCTCTCGGGCAAGCGGATATTCTGGGACAGCATGACCGCGACGCAGATATGCAACCCTGCCTTGCTGGTATCCGAAGGCTGGCTGCCGGAAAGCGGCACGCTGGAACGACTGGTCGAGATGGCGCGGTTCGCAAACGCTCAATCGCCTCCGTTGCGATAG
- a CDS encoding sugar transferase has protein sequence MKAAKKIFDLAGATLLLVATSPVLLLAMLAVRASSPGPAIFSQTRVGRDGVLFRCHKLRTMVQGTPSLPSHEAPANAVTAVGRTLRKFKLDELPQFWNVLKGEMSLVGPRPCLPTQTELIEYRRRLGVLAVLPGITGMAQIRGIDMSNPRLLAETDAAYLRTASFWLDLRILFGTLYRNGGD, from the coding sequence ATGAAGGCAGCCAAGAAAATCTTCGATCTTGCCGGCGCGACCCTGCTGCTGGTGGCCACATCTCCCGTTCTATTGCTCGCCATGCTCGCCGTGCGGGCATCGTCACCCGGTCCAGCAATTTTTTCCCAGACACGGGTCGGTCGCGACGGCGTGCTGTTTCGCTGCCACAAGTTGAGGACGATGGTCCAGGGGACGCCGTCCTTGCCCTCGCATGAAGCCCCGGCGAATGCCGTGACTGCTGTCGGAAGGACCTTGCGGAAGTTCAAGCTCGATGAACTGCCGCAATTCTGGAATGTTCTGAAAGGCGAGATGAGCTTGGTCGGGCCGCGTCCCTGCCTGCCGACACAGACGGAGTTGATCGAGTATCGCAGGCGGCTGGGGGTTTTGGCGGTACTGCCAGGCATAACGGGCATGGCCCAGATCAGGGGCATCGACATGTCGAACCCGCGGCTCCTGGCCGAAACGGATGCTGCCTATCTCAGGACGGCGTCATTCTGGCTCGACCTTCGTATCCTGTTTGGAACGCTCTATCGCAACGGAGGCGATTGA
- a CDS encoding nucleoside-diphosphate sugar epimerase/dehydratase, giving the protein MTSHLEAVSGLRPKVRRAIIMVLDIVMVLIAVALSLALSQSRLSFEAFSPAGFACWASIIVLSHLLFRYCGLYNTVWRFASTPDFFNILKSCGILTVTLYCVSLVVRSFQPVAGLNERQFIVFFLVSFTIISAPRIFYRFLRDGASWRILSRGTGKTSIKRAMFVGKLSEADVIIRFTRTAQPAEYSIVGILAIENGAPEGTRIQGVPVVAIRPRLVEALEEYAKGTASLDLLIFGSGAEHEIEEYSELVRVARHGDIAVVQFSGLSQLGQEGKLVLDAVEMETILRRSTVPSDIKRIGAFVGGKRVLVTGGAGSIGRTLVKRSLELGADAVLVVDNSEFGIFQLSQYIDEQHHDRLKVRIADVADRRQITRVVSEFKPDIIFHAAALKHVPLLEENWDSAIQTNVFGTLVCAEVAARCGVAQFVLVSSDKAVDPSSVLGITKRAAEQIVSALHGTPPSDPGGRRPATKFIAVRFGNVFGSNGSVATIFQSQIEAGGPVTITDRRMTRYFMTVAEAVDLVIMSAADAASRPSGEDYAVYMLDMGKPVPILEVAETMIRMSGKSPYTDIPIRFTGIRPGEKLHETLHGEDEELVELGISKIFGLSTDVVEWSDVQVALAALQQSMKNQGKAASLAVLAGLDRAKKARGSTDQRAIPKTAGQAT; this is encoded by the coding sequence ATGACATCCCATCTAGAAGCCGTATCCGGACTTCGGCCGAAGGTGCGTCGCGCTATCATCATGGTTCTGGATATCGTGATGGTCCTTATCGCGGTGGCGCTCAGCCTGGCTTTATCGCAATCGAGACTGTCGTTCGAAGCCTTTTCCCCAGCGGGTTTTGCTTGCTGGGCGAGCATCATTGTTCTCAGCCACCTGCTGTTTAGATATTGCGGCCTTTACAATACCGTGTGGCGTTTCGCCTCGACGCCGGATTTCTTCAACATCCTGAAGAGTTGCGGAATCTTGACGGTCACGCTTTATTGCGTTTCGCTCGTTGTCCGTTCCTTTCAGCCTGTGGCGGGCCTCAACGAGCGCCAGTTTATCGTCTTTTTTCTGGTTTCTTTCACCATCATCTCCGCGCCTCGGATTTTCTATCGGTTCCTTCGCGACGGTGCGAGTTGGCGCATCTTGAGCCGCGGCACCGGCAAGACCTCGATCAAGCGGGCGATGTTCGTCGGCAAGTTGAGCGAGGCAGACGTAATCATCCGTTTCACCCGCACAGCCCAGCCGGCCGAGTATTCCATTGTCGGAATCTTGGCGATCGAAAACGGGGCTCCCGAGGGCACCCGTATCCAGGGCGTACCCGTCGTGGCCATTCGCCCCCGCCTGGTCGAGGCGCTGGAGGAATACGCAAAGGGGACGGCAAGTCTCGACTTGCTTATTTTCGGCAGCGGTGCCGAGCATGAGATCGAAGAGTATTCCGAACTCGTTCGGGTCGCCCGGCATGGCGATATAGCGGTCGTGCAGTTCTCGGGACTTTCGCAACTGGGGCAGGAGGGAAAGCTCGTTCTCGACGCTGTCGAGATGGAAACGATCCTGCGTCGCTCGACGGTGCCGTCCGATATCAAACGCATCGGCGCCTTCGTCGGAGGTAAGCGTGTTCTGGTGACGGGTGGCGCCGGTTCCATCGGCCGAACCCTGGTCAAACGGTCGCTGGAGCTTGGAGCCGACGCGGTCCTGGTTGTCGACAATTCCGAGTTCGGTATCTTCCAGTTGAGCCAATATATTGACGAGCAGCACCATGACCGTCTCAAGGTCCGTATCGCCGATGTCGCCGATCGGCGCCAGATAACGCGCGTCGTCTCGGAATTCAAACCGGATATCATCTTCCATGCGGCGGCGCTGAAGCACGTTCCGCTGCTCGAGGAGAATTGGGACTCGGCCATCCAGACCAATGTTTTCGGGACACTCGTCTGCGCAGAGGTTGCCGCCAGATGCGGAGTGGCGCAGTTTGTCCTGGTGTCGAGCGACAAGGCCGTGGATCCGTCGTCCGTGCTTGGCATCACGAAGCGGGCTGCAGAACAGATCGTCAGCGCCTTGCATGGGACACCCCCGAGCGACCCGGGTGGGCGCCGCCCCGCCACCAAGTTCATCGCCGTCCGTTTCGGCAACGTCTTTGGCAGCAACGGTTCCGTGGCGACCATATTCCAGTCGCAGATCGAGGCTGGCGGACCTGTCACCATCACCGACCGGCGCATGACACGCTATTTCATGACAGTGGCCGAAGCCGTCGATCTCGTCATCATGTCGGCGGCCGATGCCGCATCGCGGCCAAGCGGCGAAGATTATGCCGTCTATATGCTCGACATGGGCAAGCCGGTGCCGATCCTCGAAGTGGCCGAAACGATGATCCGCATGTCGGGAAAGAGCCCGTACACGGACATCCCGATCCGCTTTACCGGCATCAGGCCTGGCGAGAAGCTCCATGAAACGCTGCATGGTGAAGACGAGGAACTCGTCGAACTCGGCATTTCGAAGATTTTTGGCTTGAGCACGGACGTTGTGGAGTGGTCGGATGTCCAGGTCGCACTTGCCGCACTTCAGCAATCGATGAAGAACCAGGGCAAGGCCGCGTCGCTCGCCGTGCTGGCAGGTCTCGACCGCGCCAAGAAGGCGAGGGGGAGTACGGACCAGCGGGCAATCCCGAAAACCGCTGGGCAGGCGACTTAA
- a CDS encoding phosphomannomutase yields MKFGSSGLRGLASELVGKPSGLFTEAFAWRLAAGGVQPKARVLVGRDLRDSSPTIAANCMAALATSGLQPIDCGAIPTPALALYGLQHGMAALMVTGSHIPADRNGIKFYSPRGEISKADEVAIAQYAAEKSDSYRSPPSTETAFPTHHDQVIAAYRARAEDILKPGSLSGLRIGVYQHSSVAADLLVEILRSFGASVTPVGKSDTFVPVDTEAVSPTTIAKFRDWAREFKLDAIVSTDADADRPLITDENGDLFRGDLIGLAVALYLRADVVVTPVTSNSGISKTFGFEVLRTKVGSPFVIEAMEASYRTGSIVLGFEANGGVLLGSDCSLHGRTLTALPTRDAMLPILAVLGTVASAGKKLSHLRELWKLPACASERLENFPVESSRSLMRRLADREQLQRFLAPFGTVAQVDETDGLRTRMATGEIIHLRPSGNAPELRCYSEAANQDRAAAIVALTLERARAITSTDETEGV; encoded by the coding sequence ATGAAATTTGGATCGAGTGGCCTTCGAGGCCTGGCTTCGGAACTGGTCGGGAAGCCGAGTGGACTTTTTACCGAGGCTTTCGCTTGGCGCCTGGCCGCAGGCGGGGTCCAGCCGAAAGCCAGGGTGCTGGTAGGTCGCGACCTGCGTGACAGCAGTCCCACCATTGCCGCCAACTGCATGGCGGCCTTGGCGACCAGCGGACTTCAACCGATCGATTGCGGCGCCATTCCGACACCGGCTTTGGCGCTCTATGGCCTGCAGCATGGCATGGCGGCGCTCATGGTGACGGGTTCGCATATTCCTGCCGACCGCAACGGCATCAAGTTCTACAGCCCGCGTGGCGAGATCAGCAAAGCCGATGAAGTCGCCATCGCACAGTATGCCGCTGAAAAGTCAGATTCCTATCGCTCGCCGCCGTCTACGGAAACCGCATTTCCGACACACCATGATCAGGTGATCGCCGCTTATCGCGCACGCGCCGAGGATATATTGAAGCCCGGTTCCCTTTCGGGTTTAAGGATCGGTGTCTATCAACACAGCTCGGTCGCGGCGGATCTCCTGGTCGAGATTCTCCGATCCTTCGGCGCCAGCGTGACGCCCGTCGGGAAATCAGATACTTTCGTGCCCGTTGACACAGAGGCTGTGAGCCCGACCACAATTGCAAAGTTCAGGGATTGGGCGCGAGAATTCAAACTCGATGCCATCGTGTCGACGGACGCCGATGCCGATCGTCCGCTCATCACCGATGAGAACGGTGATCTGTTTCGCGGCGACCTGATCGGCCTCGCCGTAGCCTTGTATTTGCGGGCAGATGTTGTCGTGACACCGGTGACCTCCAATTCAGGCATTTCGAAAACCTTCGGTTTTGAGGTGCTGAGGACGAAGGTCGGATCCCCGTTCGTGATCGAAGCCATGGAAGCTTCATACCGTACCGGCAGCATCGTCCTCGGCTTTGAGGCCAATGGCGGCGTCCTCCTTGGGTCAGACTGTTCGCTGCACGGGAGGACATTGACGGCACTGCCGACGCGAGATGCGATGCTCCCCATCCTCGCCGTCCTTGGCACGGTTGCGTCGGCAGGAAAAAAGCTGTCGCATCTGCGCGAACTCTGGAAGCTCCCGGCATGCGCGAGCGAGCGCCTTGAAAACTTCCCGGTGGAAAGTTCGCGCAGCCTGATGCGTCGGCTCGCCGATCGGGAACAACTGCAGCGATTTCTGGCCCCTTTCGGGACTGTCGCTCAAGTCGATGAGACCGATGGCCTCAGGACACGAATGGCGACTGGCGAGATCATCCATCTGCGGCCGTCCGGCAATGCGCCGGAACTGCGGTGCTACTCGGAGGCTGCAAACCAGGACAGAGCGGCAGCGATCGTGGCGCTTACGCTTGAAAGGGCGCGGGCAATCACATCCACAGACGAAACAGAGGGCGTTTAA
- a CDS encoding mannose-1-phosphate guanylyltransferase/mannose-6-phosphate isomerase, producing the protein MKVVPVIISGGAGSRLWPASRQSHPKPFLKVADGHSLIQHTVLRAASIEGVVELVAVTSRDHLFLTKDDFDQLDSVVLPRTFLLEPEGRDTAAAVAAATIHAKATQGPDAILCVFPADHMIGNLPAFLNVMGRAIDHAKQGRIATLGINPTRPDTAFGYIEADGEKVVRFVEKPDIETARAYLASKRFFWNAGIFCFSAQTMLTEMALHCPAVIEAVSRSYENARFSEGEGFAKIELAPEHFGSAPRISLDHAVMEKAGNLAVIPCDMDWNDIGSWNAMAELVAPDENGNRIRGDIHMIGTAGSYITSDRRVIGTVGVNDLIIVDSPDALLVASRDRVQDVKKLFESLKASGHGAHLLHSTVHRPWGTYTVLEEGERFKIKRIEVKPGRRLSLQMHYHRSEHWVVVSGSAKIVNGDQELFLATNESTYIPCGRKHRLENPGRIDLVIIEVQSGDYLGEDDIVRFDDVYGRA; encoded by the coding sequence ATGAAAGTGGTTCCCGTCATCATCAGCGGGGGAGCCGGATCGCGTCTATGGCCTGCCTCGAGGCAATCGCACCCCAAGCCTTTCCTCAAAGTGGCAGACGGACACTCTCTTATTCAACACACCGTGTTGCGCGCTGCTTCGATCGAGGGCGTCGTGGAACTCGTTGCGGTGACTTCCCGCGACCACCTCTTCCTGACCAAGGACGACTTCGACCAACTGGACTCAGTCGTGCTGCCACGCACATTTCTGCTTGAGCCGGAAGGCCGCGATACCGCCGCCGCCGTCGCCGCCGCCACGATCCACGCCAAGGCGACGCAGGGACCTGACGCAATCCTGTGCGTCTTTCCCGCGGATCACATGATCGGCAATCTGCCTGCGTTTCTGAATGTCATGGGCCGGGCCATCGACCACGCGAAACAGGGCCGAATCGCAACCCTGGGCATCAATCCAACCAGACCGGATACCGCATTCGGCTACATCGAAGCCGACGGCGAAAAAGTTGTCCGTTTCGTTGAAAAGCCAGACATCGAGACCGCTCGAGCCTATCTCGCATCCAAGCGTTTCTTCTGGAACGCCGGCATCTTCTGCTTCAGCGCCCAGACCATGCTCACCGAAATGGCCTTGCATTGTCCCGCGGTCATCGAGGCCGTTTCCAGAAGCTATGAGAACGCCCGTTTCAGCGAAGGCGAAGGCTTTGCCAAAATCGAACTCGCGCCAGAGCATTTCGGCTCGGCTCCACGTATCTCTCTCGACCACGCGGTCATGGAGAAGGCGGGCAATCTTGCCGTGATACCCTGCGACATGGATTGGAACGACATCGGATCCTGGAACGCGATGGCCGAATTGGTCGCCCCCGACGAAAACGGAAACAGGATACGCGGCGATATTCACATGATCGGCACCGCCGGCAGCTATATCACCTCCGACAGGCGGGTCATCGGCACCGTCGGCGTCAACGACCTGATAATCGTCGATTCCCCGGATGCGTTGCTTGTCGCATCCCGCGACCGCGTTCAGGACGTCAAAAAGCTGTTCGAGAGTCTCAAGGCTTCCGGACATGGGGCGCATCTCCTTCACAGCACGGTACACCGACCCTGGGGTACCTATACGGTTCTGGAGGAAGGCGAGCGCTTCAAGATCAAGCGCATCGAGGTGAAGCCGGGCAGGCGTTTGAGCCTGCAAATGCATTACCATCGTTCGGAGCACTGGGTCGTGGTCAGCGGCTCCGCGAAAATCGTCAATGGCGACCAGGAGTTGTTCCTGGCAACAAACGAATCAACCTACATCCCCTGCGGCCGTAAACATCGGCTGGAAAACCCCGGCAGAATTGACCTGGTGATCATTGAAGTGCAAAGCGGCGATTATCTCGGCGAAGATGATATTGTGCGCTTCGACGACGTATATGGTCGCGCCTGA